Proteins found in one Nostoc sp. NIES-3756 genomic segment:
- a CDS encoding alpha/beta hydrolase yields the protein MFPLVSDYIPHPSNYVLAAETVVLEYKIFRESIAVDELSTFARTGKLSNSLRINLALARKEPWVIRQYLTTPVKVSPVLLDRALNSPVGNIILDELSQVIHTPSRRADRQALRSALVLSAVSDRQVTLIEVIENYPTQNVEVDGERLESAYRQLRRLQTGLENLLP from the coding sequence ATGTTCCCATTAGTTAGCGACTATATTCCCCATCCAAGCAACTATGTCCTAGCTGCTGAAACTGTGGTTTTAGAGTATAAAATATTTCGTGAAAGCATTGCAGTAGATGAATTGTCAACATTTGCGCGAACTGGCAAACTTTCCAATTCACTCCGAATTAATTTAGCATTAGCGCGAAAAGAGCCTTGGGTTATTCGTCAATATTTAACAACACCAGTCAAAGTCAGTCCTGTACTTTTAGATCGAGCATTGAATAGCCCTGTTGGTAATATTATTCTGGATGAGCTAAGTCAAGTTATCCACACACCATCTCGTAGAGCTGATAGACAAGCTTTGCGTTCAGCTTTGGTGCTTTCTGCTGTTAGTGATAGGCAAGTTACTTTAATAGAAGTAATTGAAAATTATCCTACCCAAAATGTAGAAGTTGACGGAGAGCGTCTGGAGAGTGCTTACCGTCAACTTCGTCGCTTACAAACTGGGTTGGAGAATTTATTACCCTAG